The sequence CCTGTCTGCTAATAAAACTGTGTTCTGGGTTCAGTGAGCTGATTGTATAGCCTGTCCTTATTATGAGTTACAGTCTAAGAAGAATTGTGAAGCTGTCCTACTCCAGACTACTGGCATCTTTCGACAAGAAGGCAATAACTGTTACAAAGTTAATCCATTGTTGCATATTGCCCACTATAAGTAAATACTTTCTTCACTACACTGTTTACTTTCCTTATTACACAATTCACATTAGAATATGCAACTTAATGAATGCAAAAAGGTTAGGAACTAGGCATGGGCGACATTAGCTCAGTCAAGATGCTGCCAGTGTTTATAATACAACAGCATTTTTAATACAGAGGTTTTAGCAGTTGACAGGAGCTAACTTGAATCTATTTGTGCTGTTTTACAGCTGATTGAGGTTATTGACTTTCCAGTACTAGGAAAAGCCAGTAGTTAACATTATAactaaaactaaacagaaaaaaaataaaacaaacaagtaaaaagtcCTGATGTGCTACTTTGCAGTACGTCACATGATAATGATATTAATGTAGAACACATGTTTTGTTGCCAATCTCTATTAATCAAACAACTTTCAGAGCCACAGTTTTAACAGGATATTGAGGCTTTTTACAGCAGTTGCAGAAGAGCGGAAAGCCCTACAGTATTTGCATGCAGCTTTGTAATGCTGTAAAAGTAGCTTTATTGAAAGTTGCCTTGGGGTTTACTCTTGACGACATCCTAACAATACTTTTTAGAAACAAAGGGTAAAAATAAGCCAGCTACATGTACTTAAATAAAATTGGGTATAGCAATTGTGCATTACGTGGTGACTTGCTATAAGTTTAATGTCATGGTTTTTACCTGGGTTAAGTAAGTCCACAACAAATAGCAATTGTATTTATCTGTCTAAagctctctctttctttctctctctctctctctctctctctctaactgtCTTTTGTTCTCACTTTTTAACAAATACACCCAGTCTAATTCCTCACagaataaatgtatgtttctCCTGATACGCGCACCCTTTGTGAACTAGACAAACATCAGTTACATTGACACAATATGCTTcaaagtttttaaagaaaacacttACCAGTGTACAGTACGtcaacaaattacatttaatgctTGTACATTTGTGAAGTCTATATTATAATGAATTGTTACGGTATTTTGATTGTCCCTAgtgcatttttgtaatttttgttatgttttacattttacttatGAACACATTCTTGTAAGATTAATTTGAATGAAAACTGGTTACAGATAGGGAAACTTCAGTTCTCCTAGTACATGACTATTAATGATGAGGGCAGGCTTGATTTCTACTCAGCTGAACCATAACATAATAAATTCCAGAAGGGACAAACTTAGGGTTCATCGTCATGTTCTCCAGCAGTTGTCGGCCCTTTGCTCTCCCTGGTTCGGTGCACATAGCCCTTCTCCACAGCTTCAGCAAGCCTCCTCCTTTAAATTAGTAATTTGTATTGTGTTAATAATATGTATGCCATTTTACCATTTCTGTAGCATTTTATTTCCCATATGACTTGATTGATCTACTGGCATACTTGTgatgctgttatttaaatataaacaatatgcATTTCAATTAGGAATAAATACTTCCAGTTAAGAAGAGTAACATATTATTTCCATTTCTAAAGCCATTATAAAAATCACCCTTTCCTTTCCCCTTTCAATATTTACCACTTACTATTTCTATATAGTTTTAAGCCACATGAGGGTGCTTGTAGTCTGTATTCCTCTTAGCAGACTTTATGTAACATGCCATGACTAACTAAAGTGGTTCTTGGAACAAGAGATTTGTTACACTTTCTGGTGGGCGCATTATACTTTAATATGGCAGGAAGCTAACATAAAGTGAAGCAGAGTTATAAGAAAGCAAGCCCAAACAATGACACCAGTAATGTAGGGAATTACTGTGTGTCTACTGGGATGTAGCCGCATTTAAGAAACACAGACCCATAGGATCCCCTGTTGTGATTCTTAACTAGTATTTGTTGaacaaaatgaacatttcaatGCAAACTTTCATTATGTTTTGTAGCCATTGAGACACCCTTTGTAATAAGCTACATCCAtgctttttgctttatattttgaaatacttacattgttgtgtttaaagagtaagtagcggggttccgaaaagtATAACGTTATATGTCCCCACCTGTTGCTATAACTGTTCAAATAAGGTAGCTGTAATTTTtagtttcattgttaacatttataactttaaagcctgtttcaaagctcttttcaaaatgtccactctagtgcactgatggtgTAAgtattattgctcacattgtaaCACAACAATAACGATTCATGATGTGGTGCAGAACAGAAATGCCATAGCATTTGTGTGGCAGGGTGCCCTGCCGCTGTGCatagtttgtgttttatgttgtatgtggtgtgttattattGGTGTGTATATATTGGTGCAAGGGGTATATattgggctatgtagcacgagtgatttaaaatgtatatttgtatttaggcacagggattgcacaaattattCATAATTCATTATCTGACCTGACATCACCCTTAAGCCACCCAGGTCACACGTTGTCAGCATGGGATAACACCCCCTGGAGATTCAGACCAGGAAGTGCAGGTATTAACAATTGGGGAGAAAGAGCCAGATGGGGCAATAGCAGCGCAGGGACAGTCTCTGCCACATCTTCCTCACCTGCCTGGAAGGAGAAGAGTGGTGCTTCAGCTTGGTCTCACCCGACCAAGACTCCCTGTGGCAGGAAGTGTAACTGGTGCCACAGGCACAGCCGGAGAGCAGCTATGATGCGTACCTCAGCACTCTTGAGGCCTTGAACATGTGTCCTGCCTGCGGGGAGTGGGGCCACTTTGTGGTCAACTGCCCCATCCTCCAGGAAGAAAAGGAGCATCAGTCCACATCAGCCGACGGACAGCCCCACCAGTCTCTAGTGTTAGAGGGACATGACCACCTGCTCCCACCTCTACCATCAGAGGGAGACTGCCACTTCCAGTGTGTCCAGTGCTGAGAACAGCATGGCCGCTGCTAGCACCAACGCCACATCCGGAGTGCACTGCACTGCCACAACTGCCCTGGCTGGAGGAGCTAGCCTTGGCACTGTCAACATTGCTGCTGCCAGCACTGTCCctagcagcatttccgctgccagtgtgccaccctgctgtcagccTCTCTGCTGCCAGCAGAGTGGCTGGAGGAGGACCTCTCTCCCCGGTCAGCATTTCTGCTGACAGGATTACCCTTGCTGGAGGAACCAGCCTGTGCAAGAGCATCATTTCCACTGATAGGATTGCCATGGACAACATTGCCGTCCGTGGCCCcattaatcctttgcggtcctatgtcggacctggtccgacattacaattttccctttccagtccaatgttggaccctgtctttcatcatcaaaaagacgtaaagcacaggtctctagtcgtttcttTCTCCTCCAAATTttctgtgacaaactcctagccctagttatagtaataaaataatgacagatcacgttattgaggagtttagtgataaaacgagtaatcgATAGGATTTATCagtagatgcagtactgatgtccttttgccatgcactgccttttaaacctgttttactgtggggaaaaaaaaattaaacagtccatataaaataaacagtgcgtgtgaaaataaattggacctgatgcacctgacaagcactgaataaatggaccactaagggttaaggggggaggtggcctttgaggccatgtgtgctgcgcataAGGAGGGGAGATATGTGGCggggtgccccacccctgtgcatattttgtgttttatattgcatGTGGTGTTATTGGTGCATGGGTATAAACTGatatgtagcatgagtgatttaaaatgtatatgtgtatttaagcacaggattgcacaatcactccacatgGAGATACCCGTGACCCGTATTAGTATgtgggcatggggattgcacaaatgagttcacgtGCCAGgtttcaagtgaatgattaattagcaattgagtcccggcacagctgtatatatactAATAATGTTAATTGAGTCCCGGCACGTAATATATAGAGTGCTTAGTAATTTCActcaggatatatatattatatataatatatatatatatatatatatatatagatatagatagatagatagatagatagatagatagatagtaattTGTGCTGgatttacaccagcacgatacttgttttatttagtgtttctcCAGTGTCTGTTTTGTCTATCTCTTTTGGCCATTGTATCTGTTTGTATTATGAGTAagtcttctgttttgtttaaactttctatttattattaaatttgcGCACCAGCACATTCAGTTAAATATTGATCACAACTCCTAAGGATGGGAACAAAAATtgtttagaaaattatttttgttacacaGGTCCATACCTAAAAATGTGTTTATCCTTTGGATCCAGTAGAACATGACAAGGGTATGGTTTTCCTCAGCACTGAGATCCGCAATGTAGGGGGCATTATCACCATCCACAAGCACCCTTCGAGGCAAGCGTGTCTGGAACCGACTGGTCTCTTCATAGTTGGTGTGAAAGTGAGTAGCAGCAATAAATTCAACAGTGTTGGCCCAGTTGACACCAAAGCTCGCTTCAGGTCTAGAGATATATCTCAGGCTGCAATATAAGTATTGCAGTTATTCTAAACACCACCACATTAACCCGTGggttgttttttataaataaaatgagtttgttatttatgaaactgttctttACTGTTAAAGAAAATGCCAAATAGCCCACAACAGTTTCAGGGAAATGTTTATAAACAGACTTTGCTAAATATTCTTTAAACAACTCATGCAATAAAGCTTTGTgactatataataaacaaaaaaaaaaaatagaatcagtGTTTTGATGGACTTGGATATCAAGTTTgtctctgttttaaaatgaaatagtcTACAGTGTTAAACAGTAGCATTGGgttgaataaaaacattgaaaaacagtatacaaaactaaaagaaaaagacatATCTTTGCTTGTGCTGATAATTACTGGTAATACTGGTGGTAGCATTAACATTAAACTATCCCTGATGGGGCTCagataataataaatgttacacACCGTTCTGAGAATTTAGGTACTGCCAATATCGATGCTCTGTGTGCAATCCACATGTAATACAAGATTTGATCCAGATTTTCTGTATCCTGATTATTAGATGTACTTCTTTTCAGATACTGTATTGAATGAAGATAATGATAATGATTTGTTCCAGCTCACCACATCTTTTATTTATAAGTGCAATCTGCATGCCAAAGACACATGAAGGAAGACATACAGAGACTTATAATAAATACACTCAAAGGCccatttaaatgttattgcaaGTATCTGTGCTGAATGTATTGGTCTGactaattacaaataattaaaccTTGGGGAACCTTTTATGTATTCTAATGCTACTAAAATCATGCAACACTGCAAGCAATAATAACCATTGTTAAAATAGATTTCCAATTAATTACTTCACACTACAGCTCTTGCAATTAGAAGTTTTATAAAGCTATATGGCAattatgtacaaaacaaataatgtgaCTAATATAGCTTCATGATAAACTAACTGGTCAGATGTGATTTTATCTTAGCCTTTAATAACACCTAGTGGTTAAATATTGTAACTGCTATTTTTACAGGGAATTGATCTCCATATAATACATGCATATTATCAACATATAGCATATATAAACAGACTCAGCTGACAGGGTCTGAGTGGAATGATCGCACTTTCAGGCTAacctgggttaaaaaaaaaaaaaaaaaaaaaaaaaagaaccaaaagaacTTGACTCTCCATAAATATAATGATGAAAAGATTATTATTAGTACTTAGAAACCAAAAATACCCAATGTAAGATAAACAGCTTGGTATTTCGGTATTTTTATGGAAACATGTACACTACTGTAGAAAGGTGCTTGTGTAATATTATGGAACGTAATGTAATAATACAGTTAACAATATTAGAAATCTAATTTGAAAACCTGAGTTTGACATCTCAACATACGTATGCATCCAACAGTCATTTAGTACCTCGAAAAAGGCCTTCCATTTGATCATCATGTCTGGAATCAATGAGTAGCAGCCTGAAACTGTGTAGCAGAAGTCATCTGCCATCTCTCCCGGTGGCAAAATCTCAAATTCAACAGGCCAATCCTCGAAAAGGCCTGTTTCTATAGCAGCCAGGAATGGGATGGCAGCTAAGTAGTAATTTATACCTAGGAAAGGTATAGAAGCTTAAGGTTACAGATTACAAATTCTCaattaataatgtatgtgttatgttttcatttcttttccaGAGATTAACAGacaatggtaaaaacaaaaaagaaatgtctaTACACATTGTGTTGCCAATATATTGCTTAACAAGATGCATAATATTACACAAAGAATAATACAACTTTTTTAACAAGGCTTATTATAAAGCCATTTGTTTGCGGCTTGAATATGTTTGTGTACAGACCTGTTAAAATTAAGTTGGGGTTATCTATGTACTTATGGCACCTAGTCCCTGGTCAGTACATCTACCACCTGAAAAATAATGACATGTATGGCACAGCACAAAAACAGtcaagttaaacaagacacaaggGCATACATTGttgaaacaaaatgcattcaccTATTAAGACCAAGCTCCCCTTGGATGCAAAATGCTCGATCTACTACTACGgtattttgcttttaaaacaagaacaatatTTTTCAATCTTTAATGAAACACTGTTAAG is a genomic window of Polyodon spathula isolate WHYD16114869_AA chromosome 6, ASM1765450v1, whole genome shotgun sequence containing:
- the LOC121316926 gene encoding protein LEG1 homolog isoform X1, which codes for MNISLLVCSKMVISYLFATSKVPLLLLMFVHARGSVGHVGYPPPPLWKDVPESLDEFTSQNNKIVINPWNYIERMGMYKVLLNVTAKYMTSLGPNNTGNVLWGLPLQHGWQFHTGRLADPTNTSSCGTQTGDHLCISIKSWWACINYYLAAIPFLAAIETGLFEDWPVEFEILPPGEMADDFCYTVSGCYSLIPDMMIKWKAFFEYLKRSTSNNQDTENLDQILYYMWIAHRASILAVPKFSERLRYISRPEASFGVNWANTVEFIAATHFHTNYEETSRFQTRLPRRVLVDGDNAPYIADLSAEENHTLVMFYWIQRINTFLGGGLLKLWRRAMCTEPGRAKGRQLLENMTMNPKFVPSGIYYVMVQLSRNQACPHH
- the LOC121316926 gene encoding protein LEG1 homolog isoform X2, with product MNISLLVCSKMVISYLFATSKVPLLLLMFVHARGSVGHVGYPPPPLWKDVPESLDEFTSQNNKIVINPWNYIERMGMYKVLLNVTAKYMTSLGPNNTGNVLWGLPLQHGWQFHTGINYYLAAIPFLAAIETGLFEDWPVEFEILPPGEMADDFCYTVSGCYSLIPDMMIKWKAFFEYLKRSTSNNQDTENLDQILYYMWIAHRASILAVPKFSERLRYISRPEASFGVNWANTVEFIAATHFHTNYEETSRFQTRLPRRVLVDGDNAPYIADLSAEENHTLVMFYWIQRINTFLGGGLLKLWRRAMCTEPGRAKGRQLLENMTMNPKFVPSGIYYVMVQLSRNQACPHH